In a single window of the Eriocheir sinensis breed Jianghai 21 unplaced genomic scaffold, ASM2467909v1 Scaffold12, whole genome shotgun sequence genome:
- the LOC126989517 gene encoding 39S ribosomal protein L18, mitochondrial-like isoform X1: protein MQALRGAVEPLTGRASAAHPWLQAAATGMRHISNGENDAVNPNFVNRNPRNMEMLRLARKPEGWDLEASSPLYWYKLMLEQSNRHSTGWVEHHTGTTVVSASTREWAIKQQLYSTTDTSAIHNIGHVLARRCLESGITEVYTELDQYAESSAKVKLFLSALREGGMELKEPRFIHERAVTLLSERREVLPWNVQEEEVVPKQTSPSTSSSSS from the exons ATGCAGGCCTTACGAGGGGCGGTGGAGCCCCTCACGGGACGGGCGTCAG CAGCACACCCATGGCTCCAGGCAGCAGCCACAGGAATGAGGCACATCTCTAATGGTGAGAATGATGCCGTCAACCCCAACTTTGTGAACCGCAACCCTCGCAACATGGAGATGCTGCGGCTGGCACGGAAACCTGAAGGATGGGACCTGGAGGCTTCTTCTCCATTGTATTGGTACAA aCTCATGCTGGAGCAGAGCAACAGGCACTCCACAGGCTGGGTGGAGCACCACACTGGCACCACCGTGGTCTCTGCCTCCACCCGGGAGTGGGCCATCAAACAGCAGCTGTACTCCACCACTGACACCAGCGCCATCCATAACATCGGCCACGTCCTGGCGCGCCGCTGCCTGGAGTCTGGCATCACGGAGGTCTACACCGAACTGGACCAGTACGCAGAGTCCTCAgcaaag GTGAAGTTGTTCCTGTCAGCGCTCAGAGAGGGCGGCATGGAGCTAAAGGAGCCGCGGTTCATCCATGAGCGTGCTGTCACTTTATTGAGTGAACGCAGGGAGGTGCTGCCCTGgaatgtgcaggaggaggaggtggtcccTAAGCAGACTTctccatctacttcttcctcttcttcatga
- the LOC126989517 gene encoding 39S ribosomal protein L18, mitochondrial-like isoform X3, giving the protein MQALRGAVEPLTGRASAAHPWLQAAATGMRHISNGENDAVNPNFVNRNPRNMEMLRLARKPEGWDLEASSPLYWYKLMLEQSNRHSTGWVEHHTGTTVVSASTREWAIKQQLYSTTDTSAIHNIGHVLARRCLESGITEVYTELDQYAESSAKRSERAAWS; this is encoded by the exons ATGCAGGCCTTACGAGGGGCGGTGGAGCCCCTCACGGGACGGGCGTCAG CAGCACACCCATGGCTCCAGGCAGCAGCCACAGGAATGAGGCACATCTCTAATGGTGAGAATGATGCCGTCAACCCCAACTTTGTGAACCGCAACCCTCGCAACATGGAGATGCTGCGGCTGGCACGGAAACCTGAAGGATGGGACCTGGAGGCTTCTTCTCCATTGTATTGGTACAA aCTCATGCTGGAGCAGAGCAACAGGCACTCCACAGGCTGGGTGGAGCACCACACTGGCACCACCGTGGTCTCTGCCTCCACCCGGGAGTGGGCCATCAAACAGCAGCTGTACTCCACCACTGACACCAGCGCCATCCATAACATCGGCCACGTCCTGGCGCGCCGCTGCCTGGAGTCTGGCATCACGGAGGTCTACACCGAACTGGACCAGTACGCAGAGTCCTCAgcaaag CGCTCAGAGAGGGCGGCATGGAGCTAA
- the LOC126989515 gene encoding dipeptidase 1-like, producing the protein MISFYNDFLTCGKTASIQDVVGHINHVRTMAGVDYVGLGAGYDGINRTPVGLEDVSKYPELFAELLKDSTWSLQDLKKLAGLNLLRIMSQVDQVREELAGEKPSEEIIPIHDIDTRWPCRYKFASLDDTRT; encoded by the exons ATGATCAGCTTCTACAACGATTTCCTGACGTGTGGAAAGACAGCCTCGATACAGGACGTGgtcg GTCACATCAACCACGTACGGACCATGGCTGGGGTGGACTATGTAGGGCTCGGGGCTGGCTACGACGGTATAAACAG GACTCCCGTGGGCCTGGAAGACGTTTCGAAGTATCCTGAGTTGTTCGCCGAGCTGCTCAAGGACTCCACGTGGTCGCTGCAGGACCTCAAGAAGCTGGCGGGACTCAACCTCCTGCGGATCATGTCTCAGGTGGAccag GTGCGGGAGGAGCTGGCAGGGGAGAAACCGTCTGAGGAGATCATTCCTATTCACGACATCGACACCCGCTGGCCGTGCAGGTACAAGTTCGCCAGCCTGGATGACACCCGCACCTGA
- the LOC126989517 gene encoding 39S ribosomal protein L18, mitochondrial-like isoform X2: MRHISNGENDAVNPNFVNRNPRNMEMLRLARKPEGWDLEASSPLYWYKLMLEQSNRHSTGWVEHHTGTTVVSASTREWAIKQQLYSTTDTSAIHNIGHVLARRCLESGITEVYTELDQYAESSAKVKLFLSALREGGMELKEPRFIHERAVTLLSERREVLPWNVQEEEVVPKQTSPSTSSSSS; encoded by the exons ATGAGGCACATCTCTAATGGTGAGAATGATGCCGTCAACCCCAACTTTGTGAACCGCAACCCTCGCAACATGGAGATGCTGCGGCTGGCACGGAAACCTGAAGGATGGGACCTGGAGGCTTCTTCTCCATTGTATTGGTACAA aCTCATGCTGGAGCAGAGCAACAGGCACTCCACAGGCTGGGTGGAGCACCACACTGGCACCACCGTGGTCTCTGCCTCCACCCGGGAGTGGGCCATCAAACAGCAGCTGTACTCCACCACTGACACCAGCGCCATCCATAACATCGGCCACGTCCTGGCGCGCCGCTGCCTGGAGTCTGGCATCACGGAGGTCTACACCGAACTGGACCAGTACGCAGAGTCCTCAgcaaag GTGAAGTTGTTCCTGTCAGCGCTCAGAGAGGGCGGCATGGAGCTAAAGGAGCCGCGGTTCATCCATGAGCGTGCTGTCACTTTATTGAGTGAACGCAGGGAGGTGCTGCCCTGgaatgtgcaggaggaggaggtggtcccTAAGCAGACTTctccatctacttcttcctcttcttcatga